CTTCGCCCGCAAGGTCGAAGCCGCGGACGGCCTCACCTGGATCGGTCCGGCCGGCGACGCGATGGAGGCGCTGGGCGAGAAGACGAAGGCCCGGAAGATCATGCAGGAGGCCGACGTGCCCATCGTCCCTGGGACGACCGACCCCGTCGATGACCCCGACGAGGTCGAGGCGTTCGGCGAGGAACACGGCTTCCCGGTGGCCATCAAAGCCGAAGGCGGTGGCGGTGGCCGCGGGATGAAGATCGTCCAGAGCCCCGACGAGATAGAAGAGCAGCTCGAATCCGCGAAACGTGAGGGCGAGGCCTACTTCTCGAACGACTCCGTCTACCTCGAACGTTTCCTCGAGAACCCGCGCCACATCGAGATCCAGATCATCGCCGACCACGACGGCAACGTCCGCCACCTCGGCGAACGCGACTGTTCGCTCCAGCGCCGCCACCAGAAGGTCATCGAGGAGGGGCCTTCACCGGCCCTGTCGGACGAACTCCGCGAGACGATTGGCGAGGCCGCCCGCCGGGGCGTTCGTGAGGCTGACTACTACAACGCCGGCACCGTCGAGTTCCTCGTCGAGGAGGACACCGACCGCGAACCAGGAGAGGTGCTGGGGCCCGACACGAACTTCTACTTCCTCGAGGTCAACACCCGTATCCAGGTCGAACACTGCGTCACCGAGGAGATAACGGGCATCGACATCGTCAAGTGGCAGATCCGGGTCGCCCAGGACGAGAACCTGAGTTTCGCCCAGGACGACGTGGCGGTCGACGGCCACGCGATGGAGTTCCGCATCAACGCCGAGAACGCCGCCAAGGACTTCGCCCCGGCCAACAGCGGCTCGCTCGAGGTCTACGACCCGCCGGGCGGTATCGGTGTCCGGATGGACGACGCGCTGCGGCAGGGCGACGACCTGGTCACGGACTACGACTCGATGATCGCGAAACTCATCGTCCACGGCTCCGACCGCGACGAGGTCATCACGCGCGGGAAACGCGCGCT
This DNA window, taken from Haloarcula ordinaria, encodes the following:
- a CDS encoding acetyl-CoA carboxylase biotin carboxylase subunit codes for the protein MFDKVLVANRGEIAVRVMRACEELGIGTVAVYSEADKHSGHVRFADEAYNVGPARAADSYLDQDAIVDAAHQADADAIHPGYGFLAENADFARKVEAADGLTWIGPAGDAMEALGEKTKARKIMQEADVPIVPGTTDPVDDPDEVEAFGEEHGFPVAIKAEGGGGGRGMKIVQSPDEIEEQLESAKREGEAYFSNDSVYLERFLENPRHIEIQIIADHDGNVRHLGERDCSLQRRHQKVIEEGPSPALSDELRETIGEAARRGVREADYYNAGTVEFLVEEDTDREPGEVLGPDTNFYFLEVNTRIQVEHCVTEEITGIDIVKWQIRVAQDENLSFAQDDVAVDGHAMEFRINAENAAKDFAPANSGSLEVYDPPGGIGVRMDDALRQGDDLVTDYDSMIAKLIVHGSDRDEVITRGKRALGEFDIEGFPTVIPFHRLMLTDEVFVGGTHTTKYLDNTLEKERIEAAQEKWGHDSDSAADEDEEVVEREFTVEVNGKRFEVDLEERGAPPINVGDVDAGGTDRPDRPAAGGGGGGGSGGSSAEGEQVTAEMQGTILEVNVDEGDEVEAGDVLCVLEAMKMENDIVTERSGTINEVVIGEGESVDMGDLMFVIG